The genomic interval CCGGTCAAACCCTGGCACAACTGCTGAAGCGTCCTGAAGTGACGATAGAACTGCTGCGGCCGGAGTTGGAGCGCGAGTATCCGGAGTTCTTCGAGCGCGGCGAGACCAATGAGTCCATCCGCGCGGCGATCATCCGCAACGAACTTAAGTCCGTTGAGACGGAGATCAAGTACGCCGGCTACCTGGCGCAGCAGGAGAAGGCGATCGAGCGGCTGAAGAAGTCGGAGCAGCGCGGGATCCCGGAGTGGTTCGAGTACGCGACCGTCAGCGGACTCTCGCGCGAGATGAAGGAAAAGCTGGCGCACGTGCGTCCGCGGACGCTGGGCCAGGCCTCGCGCATCCCCGGCGTGACGCCGGCAGCGGTCTCGCTGGTGAATGTCTACATCGAGATCCAGGGAAAGCGGCGGCAGGCGGCCGCGCTGTCTAGCTAGTTTTTCCCTCAGCCCGCTCATCCCTGAATCCAGCCCACATCCACCACAGCGCGGCGAGCAGCGTGATCCATCCGGTCCAGATGGCGACGGTGCGCACGTTCACGCCGTGGTCGATGACCACGCCGGCGAGGAACGAGGTGAGTGCGAGCGTCACGGTGCAGCAGGCCAGCTCAGCGGCGAAGACGCGTCCGCGATAGCGGTCGTCGGTAAGCAGTTGCAGCAGCGTGGTAGAGAAGACCCAGATGACGGCGCCGCCCATGTGCGAGAGCGCGACGACGGAATAGGCGAGCCAGCGGTCGTCGTCGGGGATCCATCCCAGCGCGAGATAACCGAGCCCATAGGCGAGGAAGCCGAGCAGGATGCCCAGGCGCAGCCGCGTGAGCCGCTGCGCCGCCCACGGCGCCGCGGTGAGCGGACCGAGCAGCGAGCCGAGGCCGCGCGCGCCCATCAGCAGGCTCATCCCAATGAGCGCGCCGTTTTCCGGAGTGACGCCCGCACCGTCCTTACCATGCCAGGGAAAAATATCTTTCCCGAAGATGGGGAAGATGACCCAGCTCGCACCAGTCACGCCGAGCGCGCCCTTCACCAGGATGGCCGAGGTCAGCCGGCGGTCGCGGCGGACGTAGCGCAGTCCCTCGACCACCTCGGAGTGATCGAAGAGGTCGCTGAGGCTCGCCGGTCCGCGGGCGGCGAGGTGGGGTTCGGTGAAGCGCATGCGCGAGAGCAGCAGCGCGGAGACGAGGAACGATGCCGCGTCCAGAGTGAAGATGAGGTCGCGGCCGAGCCACACTGCTGCCGCGCCACCCAGCGCCGAGCCGATGAACATGTTCATGGACCACGTGCTCGAGGCCAGCGTGTTGGCGATGAGCGTCTCGTCTTCCCTCACGATGTTGGGGATCACCGCGGTGCGCGCGGGCTCGAACAACCCCCACATCACGGTCTCAAGGAAGAGCAGTGGATAGACGAGCCACACCATCTCGGGCGTGCGCACGAACAGCACGCAGCCGATGATGACGGCGCGCGCCACGTCGGTGAAGATCATGACCTTGCGGCGGCTGATGCGGTCGTTGATCACGCCGGCGAACGGCCCCGTCAGCGCCTGCGGTAGCACCTGGAGGGCGAATGCCAGGCCGATGGACTCGGCGCGTCCGGTGAACTCGAGCAGCATCGCATACAGCGACACCATGTAGAACCAGTCGCCGAGCTCGCTGACGATCTCCGCGAACCAGAGCCGGCGGAAGTTCGCGTTGCCGCGCAGCAGGCGGAGGTAGCTGGAGAGCGAGATGGATTGCTGTGCCGGCATGGCCTGCTGAGTCTAGCGCGCAGGGAGTGCCGTTCACCACGGAGGCACGGAGGACACGGAGGGAATGGGGAAGGAAACCGAGATGCTTGGGGACCGAAAGCGCGGCTCTTGCCACCCCGGTTCGAAATGCCGGGCTCCCTCGGTCGCCTCAGCATGACCCTTGCTACCGCCTGCATTAGAATGGGAGTTCCCAACGTGAGCGCTGCAGTGAGGATGTGCAATGAGTGACAGACCCACCGGCGCGGCCGCCGGCCATTTCATGACGCTTTGCGGCCTGCCCGTGACCATCGCGATGCAGTGGCCATTCCACCCTGCCGTCGCCGGCTCCGACTTCCACGTGCTGCACGGGCGCATGACGCTGGCGGATGGTTCCGGCCCGGGCGCCGAACTTCGCGCCGAGATATCCGTGCAGCTCACGCAGGTCATCAAGGAAGCGCTGCCTTCACTCGACCGCGAGCACGCCGAACCAGCGGTGATCAATGCCATCCGCAAAGATCTGGACCGCAAGCAGCTCGAGCTCATCAAGAGCGGCAAGCGGCAGCCGGTGACCGTGTCGAGCCGCCACTACGACTTCAAGAAGAACCGCCTCGTCTTTGGCACCGCGCCCGATGACGAGGTGGTGAACTTTATCCGGCGCAAGGTTTTCTGGCTGTCGAAGCTGGCGGACGGAGCGGAGGTCGAAGTTGCCGAGCCCTTCGACCTGCTCTATCTCAACCTCACCGCCGAGCACATGCTCGAGCTGGCGCAGCGCGACCTGGCCGCGCACGGACTCATCTCGCTGGCCAACGGATCCGCCGCGCCGGGCGCGAAGCTGGCGAGCTTCACGCACCAGATCGAGCACGAGATGAAGGAAGCGCTACACGCGCTCGAGGAGAAGCACCGCTACGAGCGCGAAGGCGCGACGCATTTCTAGTCGGCCGCGAGGGCGAAGCGGCTGCACCGCGGAGCCCTTGAATAAATGAGACCGAAGATCGCCATCCCGCAGCCCACCTCCGACAAGCCGGAGTACAATGCGCGCGCGCTGCCGCAATATGAAGAAGCCATTCGCGCGGCCGGAGGCGAACCGGTCGTGGTGCCGCTCGGCGCCGCGCCGGCGGAGATCGCAAAGATAGCGTCGCAATGTGCCGCGGTGCTGCTGCCGGGTTCGTCTGCGGACGTTGATCCCGAGAAATATGGCCAGGCGCGCGACGCGAAGTCCGCGCCCGCCGACCCGCAGCGCGACAACGTGGATGAGCTCCTCATCCAGGACGCCTACAACCTGCGCAAGCCGCTGCTCGGCATCTGCTACGGCATGCAGATCTTGAATGTGTGGCGCACCGGCACGCTGCGCCAGCATCTTGCGACCGCGGTGAATCACGAGGCGGGCAGAGCGGTCGTCCGCGCACACAACGCGGCGATCCCGGCGGATTCGATCCTCGGCTCGATCGTCGCGCCTACGGTGCTCGATACTACCGAGCCCTCGATCGGTCCCGGCCAAGAGAATAGCGAAGGCCACGGCCCGGTCGAAGAGCCTGCGACGCTGACTATCCCCATCAACTCGAGCCATCACCAGGCGGCGGACGTTGTGGGTGACGGACTGCGCGCGGTCGCCACGTCGCCCGACGACGGTGTGATCGAAGCGATCGAGGGAACGCAGCCCGAGCATTTCGTGCTCGGCGTGCAGTGGCATCCCGAGCGGACGTACACGGAAGAGCCGGCGTCGCGGGCGTTATTCGTGGCGTTCGTGGAAGCGGCGAAGCACTGGCGCGCGTAAACTTCTCGCGCCGATATTCCAGGAGGAGCGCTATGACACGGAGGATCCTGATCACAGTGGGATTCGGATTGTTGCTGCTGGTATTGCCAGCGGTTGCGCAAGGGAAGAAAGAAGCCAAGCCAACCACCGCCGACGACGACGTAAGCACGGTACTGAAGCAACTCTATGCCGCCTGGGGAAACTTGGACCCCCAAAAGGCAGCGCCGTTCTATGCGAAGGACGCAGACCTCACGTTTTTCGATATCGCTCCCATGAAGTACAACGGCTGGGCGGGTTACGCAGCCGGCGTGCCCAAGGCTTTTGCTCCGTACAAGTCGGCAAAGTTCACGCTGAACGATGATCTGCGCACCCATCACCGCGGCAACCTGGCGTGGGCAACGGCTACGTGGCATGCCGAACTCACGCGAAAAGATGGCGGCATAGAAAAACCGGAAGGGCGCTACACCGCAGTGCTCGAAAGGCGCGACGGAAAGTGGCTTGTGGTCCATGAGCACATGTCTTTGCCGGGGCCGGCGCAGTAGGTGATAGCGCGCTGGATCTATAATCCGTCTCTCTGATGATGGCCATTGAACTCTCACTCACGAACAAGGTTGCGCTGGTCAGCGGCGGGTCGCGCGGCATCGGCGCGGCGACGGTCGAGATGCTGGCCAAGGCCGGTGCGAAGGTCGCATTCAACTATCATAAGGCCGCCGTCCGCGCGGACAAGGTCGTCGAGGCCTGCGGACGCGAGAACGCCGCCACCTTCCAGCAGGAGCTGTCCACGCCCGAACACGCGCGGTCGCTGGTCGAGGCGACGGTCAAGCATTTTGGCAGGCTCGACATCATGGTGGCGAACCACGGCATATGGCCGCCCAACGACGCGCCCATCGATCGCATGTCCGATGAGCAATGGATGAACACCATGGGCGTGAACCTGAACTCTGTTTTCGGGCTGGTGAAACATTCGGTGGCGCAGATGAAGCGGCAAGGCGAGGGCGGGGCGGTCGTGCTCATCAGTTCCACTGCTGGGCAGCGTGGCGAGGCGCTGCACTGCGACTATGCCGCTACCAAAGGCGCGCTTATCAGCATGACCAAGGGACTCTCCACCGAGCTGGCGCGTGACAAGATCCGGGTGAACTGCGTGGCGCCCGGATGGGTCGCAACGGATATGGCGGCACCGGCGCTCGAGGATCCAACCATCGCGCCGAAGGTGTTTGCGACCATTCCGCTCGGCCGCGCCGGGACGCCGGAAGAGCTGGCCGCGTGCATCGTCTTTCTCTGCGGCGAGGGCGCGGGATTCGTGACTGGGGAAGTGTTCAACGTGAACGGGGGCGCGGTTTTGGTGGGCTAGTACCGAGTTGCGAGTACCGAGTACCGAGCAGAAAACGATGCTCGCAAGCAGCCAGAGTCTCAGCTCCTGCTTCTAATGTAAGAGTCCAAAAATCAAAGCCCAAAGCCTAATGAAGAGAACCCTCTGTTCCCTGCTCGCCATCATCGTCACTGCTGCCGCATCTGCGTTCGCGCAGAAGCCGGCAGTCGTGACCACGCCGGCGCAAACGCCGCCGACGGCTTCCAGCCCGAGTCCCACCGCGATCCCGAACGACAGCGAGAACGCG from Acidobacteriota bacterium carries:
- a CDS encoding gamma-glutamyl-gamma-aminobutyrate hydrolase family protein (Members of this family of hydrolases with an active site Cys residue belong to MEROPS family C26.) → MRPKIAIPQPTSDKPEYNARALPQYEEAIRAAGGEPVVVPLGAAPAEIAKIASQCAAVLLPGSSADVDPEKYGQARDAKSAPADPQRDNVDELLIQDAYNLRKPLLGICYGMQILNVWRTGTLRQHLATAVNHEAGRAVVRAHNAAIPADSILGSIVAPTVLDTTEPSIGPGQENSEGHGPVEEPATLTIPINSSHHQAADVVGDGLRAVATSPDDGVIEAIEGTQPEHFVLGVQWHPERTYTEEPASRALFVAFVEAAKHWRA
- a CDS encoding nuclear transport factor 2 family protein, whose product is MTRRILITVGFGLLLLVLPAVAQGKKEAKPTTADDDVSTVLKQLYAAWGNLDPQKAAPFYAKDADLTFFDIAPMKYNGWAGYAAGVPKAFAPYKSAKFTLNDDLRTHHRGNLAWATATWHAELTRKDGGIEKPEGRYTAVLERRDGKWLVVHEHMSLPGPAQ
- a CDS encoding MFS transporter; this encodes MPAQQSISLSSYLRLLRGNANFRRLWFAEIVSELGDWFYMVSLYAMLLEFTGRAESIGLAFALQVLPQALTGPFAGVINDRISRRKVMIFTDVARAVIIGCVLFVRTPEMVWLVYPLLFLETVMWGLFEPARTAVIPNIVREDETLIANTLASSTWSMNMFIGSALGGAAAVWLGRDLIFTLDAASFLVSALLLSRMRFTEPHLAARGPASLSDLFDHSEVVEGLRYVRRDRRLTSAILVKGALGVTGASWVIFPIFGKDIFPWHGKDGAGVTPENGALIGMSLLMGARGLGSLLGPLTAAPWAAQRLTRLRLGILLGFLAYGLGYLALGWIPDDDRWLAYSVVALSHMGGAVIWVFSTTLLQLLTDDRYRGRVFAAELACCTVTLALTSFLAGVVIDHGVNVRTVAIWTGWITLLAALWWMWAGFRDERAEGKTS
- a CDS encoding glucose 1-dehydrogenase — encoded protein: MMAIELSLTNKVALVSGGSRGIGAATVEMLAKAGAKVAFNYHKAAVRADKVVEACGRENAATFQQELSTPEHARSLVEATVKHFGRLDIMVANHGIWPPNDAPIDRMSDEQWMNTMGVNLNSVFGLVKHSVAQMKRQGEGGAVVLISSTAGQRGEALHCDYAATKGALISMTKGLSTELARDKIRVNCVAPGWVATDMAAPALEDPTIAPKVFATIPLGRAGTPEELAACIVFLCGEGAGFVTGEVFNVNGGAVLVG